ATGTCGGACTGGAAGGGACCGCTCGGCAACGGCCGAGGCCGCGGCGTCGCCTTCGTGGAATCCTTCGGAACGCCGGTGGCCGAAGTGGTCGAGGTGACGAAGACGGACCGCGGCATCAGGATCGACAAGGTCTGGGTCGCGGTTGACGTCGGCAAGGTCGTCGATCCCGTCAATTTCGAGAACCAGGTGCAGGGCGGCGTCGTCTGGGGCCTTGGCCACGCCATCAATTGCGAGCTCACCTATGCCAAGGGCGCGGTGCAGCAGACCAATTACAATCATCACGAAGCGATGCGGATCTACCAATGTCCGGTCATCGAGGTGCGCGGGCTCGAGAACGATCCGAAAGTGCGAGGCGTCGGCGAGCCGCCGGTTCCTCCTGCCGCGCCCGCGCTCGCCAATGCGATCTTCGCGGCGACCGGACTGCGGATCCGCGAAATGCCCTTCAACAAGTTCATCGATTTCGTGTGAGGATCAGCGATGAAGAGGTCTCTGATTGCGCTCGTCATCGCCGCGTCCACGATCGCGGCTCTCACCGGAATTGTCGCGGCCAAGGACGAAGGTGGCAAGGAAGGCGCCAAGGACGTGCTGCCGGCGGGCAGCGTCAGCCGCGCCGAAGGGCTTTTGGCCTGGAAGCGGATTGAAGCGGTGGTGACGCATCCGCGCTGCGCCAATTGCCATGTCGATGCCAAGGCGATCCCGATCTGGACGCCGGCAGGGGAAACAAAACCACGCGTGCATGGCATGAACATCCATGGCGGCGAGAGCCGGATCGGCGCGGAGGCGATCCCGTGCTCGACCTGTCACATGACCTCGACCCAGGCGAACGAGCCGGCACCGTCGCCGCCGCGCGCGGGCATCGACTGGCAGCTCGCGCCGGTGGCTTTCATCTGGTTCGGCAAGAGCGGCGCCGAGATCTGCGCGCAGCTGAAGGATCCCAAGCGCAATGGCGGGCGCGATGCCGCCGGTCTCCTCGATCATCTGCGCCACGATGCGTCGTTGAACGGCTTCATCCCCCGCGGCTGGTCGCCCGGCGCAGGCCGCTCCACGCCACCGGGCACCTTCGAGGATCACGTCAAGGACATGGCCCTGTGGGGGGCCGCGGGGCAGCCCTGTCCGGAGTGAGGCGTTCTCTGCGTCGCGTCAACGCGATCCCAATGGTGGGGACCGCATCTCGACGGCAAAGTTGTTGGTCGGCCAGCAGTGGTGCTCTGGCCACCTGAATGCAAAGGAGTAACCCATGACCCAACATGTTCTCTTCATCGTCACCAACGCAGCCGTGCTCGGTCCGCATAATCGCAAGGTCGGCTTCTTTTTCGCCGAGGTCGCCCATCCTTTCGAGGTGCTCGACAAGGCCGGCGTCGCGGTGGAGTTCGCGTCCCCGGCCGGGGGATGGACGCCTTACGATGCGTACGACGAGAAAGATCCCGCTCAGAAGGAGTTCCTCGCGAGTAAAGCCTTTCGTCGCCTAAATCACAGTCGCAGATTGTCCGAGGTGGATGCCGCCGACTACGACGCCATCCTGGTGCCCGGCGGTCTTGGGCCCATGGTGGACATCCAGCGCAACGCAGCGGTCCAGAATGCCATCGTGCGCGCCTGGAGCACCGGCAAGCTCGTCAGCGCTGTTTGTCACGGGCCGTGCGCGCTGCTTGGCGTTGACCTTGGTGACGGTACCCCTTTCGTGCGCGGCAAGAAGCTAACGTCCTTCTCGAAGAAGGAAGAGTACGACTACGCCCGCGAGGATGTGCCTTACGAGCTCGAGGACGCGTTAAGGGCGGAGGGCGCCGAGTACTCGTCTGCGGCCAACTGGCAACCTCACGTCGTCGTCGACGGCCGGCTCATCACGGGGCAGAACCCCGCTTCGGCCGGACCGCTGGGAAAAGAGTTGCTGTCCGCCCTCAAGCGACAGGACAGTTGACGCGAACATCTGAAATTTGGAGTGGACGCAATTCGCGAGGGGGCTCGGCATCTCCCAAGCCGCGCTTGCCCTCGCATCGGGAGCCGTCGAATGACGCAATCGCCATCCAAGATTACCGCTATCCTGGTTGCTCGCCCGGGCAAGTCCGCTGAACTCAGGGCACTGCTTGTCGGCATGGCACCGCATTCCAGGGCCGAACCTGGCAACCTGCACTGGGATGTCTGGCGCGACATATCGAATGAAGATCGCTACGTTCTCGACGAGCTGTATCGGGACGTTGCGGCCGTGGAAGCTCACCGAACCACGCCGCATTACCAGGCCTACCTGGCCAAAATTCCCGAGCTGGCTGATCGGACGGCCGTGGTCTTGGAAGCGGTTGAGTTTGGGGACCGGTGAACGGTGTCAGCAACCTATTTGC
The genomic region above belongs to Bradyrhizobium arachidis and contains:
- a CDS encoding type 1 glutamine amidotransferase domain-containing protein, with protein sequence MTQHVLFIVTNAAVLGPHNRKVGFFFAEVAHPFEVLDKAGVAVEFASPAGGWTPYDAYDEKDPAQKEFLASKAFRRLNHSRRLSEVDAADYDAILVPGGLGPMVDIQRNAAVQNAIVRAWSTGKLVSAVCHGPCALLGVDLGDGTPFVRGKKLTSFSKKEEYDYAREDVPYELEDALRAEGAEYSSAANWQPHVVVDGRLITGQNPASAGPLGKELLSALKRQDS
- a CDS encoding putative quinol monooxygenase — translated: MTQSPSKITAILVARPGKSAELRALLVGMAPHSRAEPGNLHWDVWRDISNEDRYVLDELYRDVAAVEAHRTTPHYQAYLAKIPELADRTAVVLEAVEFGDR